TACTCGCAGGAGACGCGCTAAATACGCATGCTTTTTATGAAATTTCACGTGCTGATTTGCCAGCTCAAACACGTATAAAATGCGTGGAAATTTTAAGCCAAAATGCTGGCGTTAGTGGTATGGTGCTAGGTCAAGCACTGGATTGTTTTTTTGAAAATACAAACAAAGAGGATATCAAAAGAGCGAAGGCTAAATTTGGCCTCTCTGGTAAGATGCTAAGCCTTGATGAGCTGGTATTTTTACACATCCACAAAACCGCAAAGCTCATCGCTGCTAGCCTGAAAATGGGCGCTGTGATAGCAAATTTAGCTGAAAATGAGTGCGATAAAATTTATGATATCGGCCTAAAGCTTGGGCTTGCTTTTCAGATACAAGACGACATTATCGACCTTACAAGCGACGAAACAGCTGCTGGAAAGCCCGTACACAACGACCTAGAGAAAAATTCATTTACAAATTTGCTTGGCCTTGAGGGTGCAAAAAAGAAAAAAGATGAACTAATAGGCGAAATAGAAGAGGCGCTAAGGCAGATAGATGCAAGCATCGCTAAGATGATCTTAGAGCTTACAGATAAACACCTAAGATAAAAGCTAGAAATTTCTAACTTTTTGCTAATAAAAAATTAGAAAATTTATATCACTCTTTAGACATTTTAGGATAAAACGCAAGGCAAGTTTTAATCACTTTTTTGTATAATCTGACGCAATAAAAGGAGATCATATGCTAAAAAAACAAGCCGATACTATAAGATTTTTGTGCGCTGATATGGTGCAAAACGCTAACAGCGGACACCCAGGTGCTCCTATGGGCCTAGCTGATATCATGGTGGTTTTAAGCAACTTTTTAAAACACAATCCTAAAAATCCAAAATGGCTAAACAGAGATAGGCTAGTTTTTAGCGGCGGTCACGCATCAAGCTTGGTCTATAGCTTCTTGTATCTAAGCGGCTACGATCTAAGCCTTGATGAACTTAAAAATTTCCGCCAACTTGGCTCGAACACTCCAGGACACCCAGAGATTCACACTCCAGGCGTTGAGGTAGCTACTGGCCCACTCGGTCAAGGCGTAGCAAATGCAGTAGGTCTAGCCATGGCAGAAAAATACGCTGCAAACGTGCTAAATGAACCAGACAATAAAATAATCGATCATAAAATTTACTGCCTTTGCGGCGACGGCGACCTAGAAGAGGGCATAAGCTACGAGGCATGTTCGGTAGCCGGAAATTTAAGACTAGACAACCTTGTGCTCATTTACGACTCAAACAACATCACGATAGAGGGCGACACAGCGATCGCATTTAGCGAGGATGTCAAAGCGAGGTTTGAGGCGCAGGGCTGGGAAGTCGCGCGTATCGACGGACACGACTATGACCAGATCGAATTTGCATTAGAGCAAGCAAGCGAGAAAGAGTCGCCATATCTCATCATTGCAAACACACGTATAGCACGTGGTGCAATGGAGCTTGAAGGCAGCCACCACAGCCACGGCGCACCACTTGGCGAAGAGATCATCAAAAAGGCAAAGGCCGCAGCTGGTTTTGATCCTGAGAAGAAATTTGCCATTGATGAAGATGTGCTTTTAAGATTTAGAGGTGCGGTAGAAAAGGGCGATCTAGAAGAGGCGATGTGGAACAAAAAGGTTGAGGCGCTAAGCATTGAAGGCAAAAATTTACTAAACTCACTTCTTAATCCAGACTTTAGTAAGATCGAATTCCCTGACTTTAGCGACAAAAAGCTAGCCACAAGAGATACAAACCATGTCATTTTAAATGAGATAGCGAAAAAACTTCCTGGCTTTATCGGCGGTAGTGCTGATCTTGCTCCTTCAAACAAAACCGAGCTAAAGGGTATGGGCGACTTCCCAAATGGCAAAAATATCCACTACGGCATCAGAGAGCACGCCATGGCAGCTATCAACAACGGTATCTCAAGATACGGCCTTTTCTTGCCATTTTCAGCGACATTTTTCATCTTTAGTGACTATCTAAAGCCAAGTGCAAGGATAGCAGCACTCATGGGCATCAAACACTTTTTTGTTTTCACACACGATAGCATCGGCGTTGGCGAAGATGGTCCGACACATCAGCCTATCGAGCAGCTTAGCACATTTAGAGCGATGCCAAATTTCTACACTTTCCGCCCAGCTGATGGCAACGAAAACTCAGCTAGCTGGCAAGTGGCTCTAAATTTAAACGCTCCAAGCGCCTTTGTGCTTAGCCGTCAAGGGCTTGAGCCACTTGCAAAAGGCGAATTTGGCGAGGTTAGCAACGGCGCATATCTTTTAAGCTCGTCAAAAGATGCGAAGATCACATTTATAGCAAGCGGTAGCGAGGTCTCACTCTGTGTAAAAGCAGCTGAAATTCTTGGCGAACAAGGCATTGGTGCAAACATCGTGTCAGCTCCTTGTTTTGACCTACTTTGCGAGCAGCCAGATGAATACGTGGCTAAAATTTTAGATAAAAATACAACCATCATCGCAGTTGAAGCTGCAACCGGCTATGAGTGGTATAAATTTGCTGACGCAGTTTATGGCATGAATAGCTTTGGCGCTAGTGGCAAGGCGAACGAGCTATTTGATTACTTTGGATTTACTCCGCAAAAACTTGCAAATTTTGCTAGCGAACTTATATAAATTTAATCTTGGGGAGTAAAATCCCCAACTGCAATCTAAAATCAAAAAAGGCATTTTATGGAAATTTCTCACGTTATCGTTTTGGCCTTGGTGCAAGGTATAAGCGAATTTTTGCCGATATCTAGCTCGGCCCATCTTATCTTGGTGCCAAAGCTACTTGGCTGGCCAGATCAAGGGCTTGCTTTTGACGTGGCAGTACATGTTGGTACGTTAAGTGCGATACTTTTTTATTTTAAAGATACGATTTTTAAGCTACTTCGTGACTTTTTTGCCTCGATCGCACAAAGAAAGATGGTGGGTGATAGCTTGCTTGTCTGGTGCGTGGGATTTGCCACCATTCCAGTTGGGATCTTTGGGCTTTTATTTAACAACATTATCGAAGAGTACGCAAGAAGCGGCATTGTGATCGCTATTACTACGATCGTCTTTGGCATAGCGCTTTACTTTGCAGATCTTCGCTCGACAAATAAAAGCGAATATGAAATGACCATAAAATTTGCGCTTATTATCGGCCTTGCTCAAGCTGTGGCACTTATCCCTGGCGTCTCAAGATCAGGTATAACGATGACAGCAGCCTTATTTTTAGGCTTTAGCCACAAGGGAAGTGCAAATTTCTCATTTTTGATGTCGATCCCAGTCATTATTCTAGCTGGTGGGCTTGAGAGCATAAAGCTAATCAAAGATCCAAACGCTTTGCCATGGAGCGACATCGCCCTTGGTGTCATTATAAGTGCTGTTAGTGCCTACGTGTGCGTGAAGCT
This Campylobacter concisus DNA region includes the following protein-coding sequences:
- the tkt gene encoding transketolase, which gives rise to MLKKQADTIRFLCADMVQNANSGHPGAPMGLADIMVVLSNFLKHNPKNPKWLNRDRLVFSGGHASSLVYSFLYLSGYDLSLDELKNFRQLGSNTPGHPEIHTPGVEVATGPLGQGVANAVGLAMAEKYAANVLNEPDNKIIDHKIYCLCGDGDLEEGISYEACSVAGNLRLDNLVLIYDSNNITIEGDTAIAFSEDVKARFEAQGWEVARIDGHDYDQIEFALEQASEKESPYLIIANTRIARGAMELEGSHHSHGAPLGEEIIKKAKAAAGFDPEKKFAIDEDVLLRFRGAVEKGDLEEAMWNKKVEALSIEGKNLLNSLLNPDFSKIEFPDFSDKKLATRDTNHVILNEIAKKLPGFIGGSADLAPSNKTELKGMGDFPNGKNIHYGIREHAMAAINNGISRYGLFLPFSATFFIFSDYLKPSARIAALMGIKHFFVFTHDSIGVGEDGPTHQPIEQLSTFRAMPNFYTFRPADGNENSASWQVALNLNAPSAFVLSRQGLEPLAKGEFGEVSNGAYLLSSSKDAKITFIASGSEVSLCVKAAEILGEQGIGANIVSAPCFDLLCEQPDEYVAKILDKNTTIIAVEAATGYEWYKFADAVYGMNSFGASGKANELFDYFGFTPQKLANFASELI
- a CDS encoding polyprenyl synthetase family protein, which gives rise to MSLLEEFVKFLNENLPKAPSFHPYYEEALGVMLKAGGKHFRALLLLGVVDNVDKSLTQKAMRVALGLEMMHTYSLIHDDLPSMDNASLRRGTPTLHVTYDETTAILAGDALNTHAFYEISRADLPAQTRIKCVEILSQNAGVSGMVLGQALDCFFENTNKEDIKRAKAKFGLSGKMLSLDELVFLHIHKTAKLIAASLKMGAVIANLAENECDKIYDIGLKLGLAFQIQDDIIDLTSDETAAGKPVHNDLEKNSFTNLLGLEGAKKKKDELIGEIEEALRQIDASIAKMILELTDKHLR
- a CDS encoding undecaprenyl-diphosphate phosphatase gives rise to the protein MEISHVIVLALVQGISEFLPISSSAHLILVPKLLGWPDQGLAFDVAVHVGTLSAILFYFKDTIFKLLRDFFASIAQRKMVGDSLLVWCVGFATIPVGIFGLLFNNIIEEYARSGIVIAITTIVFGIALYFADLRSTNKSEYEMTIKFALIIGLAQAVALIPGVSRSGITMTAALFLGFSHKGSANFSFLMSIPVIILAGGLESIKLIKDPNALPWSDIALGVIISAVSAYVCVKLFMGIISRIRMLPFVIYRLILGAFLLYLFL